From a single Gammaproteobacteria bacterium genomic region:
- a CDS encoding 50S ribosomal protein L31 → MKKGIHPEYKEITATCSCGNVIKTRSTLCRDIRIEVCAECHPFFTGKQKMVDSGGRVDKFRQRFGARRLTK, encoded by the coding sequence ATGAAAAAGGGCATCCATCCGGAATACAAAGAAATTACGGCAACGTGCAGTTGCGGCAATGTGATCAAAACGCGGTCGACGCTGTGTCGAGACATTCGTATCGAAGTTTGTGCTGAGTGTCATCCGTTCTTCACTGGTAAGCAAAAAATGGTGGACTCTGGCGGCCGAGTGGACAAATTCCGCCAGCGCTTTGGTGCGCGCCGCTTGACCAAGTAA
- a CDS encoding thermonuclease family protein, whose translation MKLEYHTFSFAKALLSAFFLLYFAYSHAATSALCPLPEGGRWEKVAVVNDGDTVTLASGIRVRIIGIDAPEINYQHLDKSEPVALEAREQLKKRLGKHMRIRVIPGREAEDRYGRLLAHVAFEDGVNLAAWSLRHGWAQLMIIPPNDDHWQCYRQQELLARREKRGIWQHSYYLPKPAASVSAKHTGSIRIRGEITRVIETRRYHWLVLDGRVHLGIRRHDDKRFPEDFETFWLHKRIEAAGWLYASHGKLRMRIRHPAQILLLDNEKDH comes from the coding sequence ATGAAGTTAGAGTATCACACATTTTCCTTCGCCAAGGCGCTATTGAGCGCCTTTTTTCTTCTTTATTTCGCATATTCGCATGCTGCGACGAGCGCCCTGTGCCCATTGCCGGAAGGGGGGCGCTGGGAAAAAGTTGCTGTGGTCAACGATGGCGATACCGTAACGCTTGCCTCAGGCATTCGGGTGCGCATCATCGGCATTGATGCACCTGAGATTAATTACCAGCATTTGGATAAGAGCGAACCTGTGGCGCTTGAAGCCCGTGAGCAATTAAAAAAACGCCTTGGCAAGCACATGAGAATTCGAGTAATTCCAGGGCGCGAGGCCGAAGATCGCTATGGTCGGTTGCTGGCTCATGTTGCTTTCGAAGATGGTGTTAATCTTGCTGCGTGGTCGCTTCGTCATGGTTGGGCCCAATTAATGATTATTCCTCCGAATGATGACCACTGGCAATGCTATCGCCAGCAGGAATTGTTGGCGCGTCGAGAAAAACGAGGGATTTGGCAACATTCGTATTACTTACCTAAACCGGCAGCGTCAGTATCGGCTAAGCATACCGGCAGTATCCGGATTCGAGGCGAAATTACACGTGTCATTGAAACACGCCGCTATCACTGGTTGGTTTTGGATGGTCGTGTGCATCTCGGCATTCGTCGTCATGACGACAAACGCTTTCCCGAGGATTTTGAAACTTTCTGGTTGCATAAACGAATTGAAGCGGCCGGTTGGTTGTATGCGAGTCATGGCAAATTGCGAATGAGAATTCGTCACCCAGCGCAAATTTTGCTGTTGGACAACGAAAAAGATCACTGA